From Nguyenibacter vanlangensis, one genomic window encodes:
- the folD gene encoding bifunctional methylenetetrahydrofolate dehydrogenase/methenyltetrahydrofolate cyclohydrolase FolD: MTEPVSAVPAPAPSMSARLIDGKAFAAAMTQRIAAEVHAFHDRYRVTPGLAVVLVGNDPASEVYVRNKALQTHRAGMRSFMHMLPATTSQAELLALVRRLNDDPEIHGILVQLPLPAGLDPVAVTNAIRPEKDVDGLGEVNAGRLALGQPGIVPCTPLGCLMLLKSELGDLRGLHAVVIGASNLVGKPMAQLLLAEGCTVSVGHIDTRDPAALARQGDILVVATGVGGLVRGDWIKPGATVIDVGITRVTLPSGKTRLIGDVAFDEAVARAGRITPVPGGVGPMTIACLLNNTLAAARQIVGAAADPGGTP; this comes from the coding sequence CATGTCCGCGCGCCTGATCGACGGCAAGGCGTTCGCCGCGGCCATGACGCAGAGGATCGCGGCGGAGGTCCATGCGTTCCATGACCGCTACCGGGTGACGCCGGGCCTGGCGGTGGTGCTGGTGGGCAACGACCCGGCCAGCGAGGTCTATGTCCGCAACAAGGCGTTGCAGACCCATCGGGCCGGCATGCGCTCGTTCATGCACATGCTGCCGGCCACCACGTCGCAGGCCGAATTGCTGGCGCTGGTCCGCCGGCTGAACGACGATCCGGAAATCCACGGCATCCTGGTGCAATTGCCGCTGCCGGCGGGGCTGGACCCCGTGGCGGTGACCAATGCGATCCGGCCCGAGAAGGACGTGGACGGCCTGGGCGAGGTCAATGCCGGGCGCCTGGCGCTGGGCCAGCCCGGGATCGTGCCCTGCACGCCGCTGGGCTGCCTGATGCTGCTGAAATCGGAGCTGGGCGACCTGCGCGGGCTGCATGCCGTGGTCATCGGCGCGTCCAACCTGGTCGGCAAGCCGATGGCGCAGCTTCTGCTGGCCGAGGGCTGCACCGTGTCGGTCGGGCATATCGACACGCGCGACCCCGCGGCCCTAGCGCGCCAGGGCGATATCCTGGTGGTGGCCACCGGCGTCGGCGGCCTGGTGCGCGGCGACTGGATCAAGCCGGGGGCGACGGTGATCGACGTGGGCATCACCCGCGTGACTCTGCCCAGCGGCAAGACGCGCCTGATCGGCGACGTGGCCTTCGACGAGGCCGTCGCGCGGGCCGGGCGCATCACCCCCGTGCCGGGCGGGGTGGGGCCGATGACGATCGCCTGCCTGCTGAACAACACCCTCGCCGCCGCCCGCCAGATCGTCGGCGCGGCGGCGGACCCGGGCGGTACTCCATGA
- a CDS encoding methylenetetrahydrofolate reductase — protein MTRISVELIPRDAETLKADSAEVRAAFPMADTLNVPSLMRFALQGWDAVPLLRPVLPRVVPHIRAIDVDPDGPLPGIGVQGLEEVLVVQGDPPADLSRRTFPNTSESVIRRYRREAPHLRVYAAFDPYRRAPYRELEAVARKKDAGAAGFFTQPVFDARMLEMCMGWLAGETVFWGLSPVIGPKSRSYWETTNHVVFPHDFEATLEANIGFACRAIRTVRAAGGHVYLMPLRVKPVRYLAPIQQALESLSS, from the coding sequence ATGACGCGGATTTCCGTCGAGCTGATTCCGCGCGACGCCGAGACCCTGAAGGCGGATTCGGCCGAGGTGCGCGCGGCCTTTCCGATGGCCGACACGCTGAACGTGCCCAGCCTGATGCGCTTTGCGCTGCAGGGCTGGGATGCGGTGCCGCTGCTACGACCGGTGCTGCCGCGTGTCGTGCCGCATATCCGCGCCATCGACGTCGATCCGGACGGGCCGCTGCCCGGCATCGGGGTGCAGGGGCTGGAGGAAGTGCTGGTGGTGCAGGGCGACCCGCCCGCCGATCTCAGCCGCCGGACCTTTCCCAACACGTCGGAGAGCGTGATCCGCCGCTATCGGCGCGAGGCCCCGCATCTGCGCGTCTATGCGGCGTTCGATCCCTATCGCCGCGCCCCCTATCGCGAATTGGAGGCCGTCGCGCGCAAGAAGGACGCCGGGGCCGCCGGGTTCTTCACCCAGCCGGTATTCGATGCGCGCATGCTGGAGATGTGCATGGGCTGGCTGGCCGGCGAGACGGTGTTCTGGGGCCTGTCGCCGGTGATCGGCCCGAAATCGCGGTCCTATTGGGAGACGACGAACCATGTCGTCTTCCCGCATGATTTCGAAGCGACGCTGGAGGCGAATATCGGCTTTGCCTGCCGCGCGATCCGGACCGTCCGCGCGGCCGGCGGGCATGTCTATCTGATGCCGCTGCGCGTGAAGCCGGTGCGCTATCTGGCGCCGATCCAGCAGGCGCTGGAATCACTATCCTCGTGA